The following proteins come from a genomic window of Gimesia sp.:
- the feoB gene encoding ferrous iron transport protein B: protein MINSPATSQKKMTVAIIGNPNTGKSTLFNLLSGGHAHIGNFPGVTVEKKVGHVHWEGRELDLVDLPGTYSLAPRSIDEMVAVDVLLGRQKQVDRPDAIICIADASNLERNLYLFSQIMDLTIPVILVLNMYDLARSRGIEIDAAGLSKKLNVPVVCTEAHHGVGIADVKQAILEIEPGRQHTAQQLFPENFYAERKLLQEKLKNEENQTPPDFLIDRLLLDVGGYVEAYFEDHTQNGLIDQLHESRTRLKESGCVVPAMEARVRYAWAREQLTGVLTHPQDHQATASDKIDRWLTHPVLGFLFFFLLMFFVFQSVFTWAGPAMEYIESGQGIVEATAQALVGPGPLRSLLVDGVIAGVGGVLIFLPQIVILYFFIAVLEDSGYMARAAYIMDRLMRSLGLSGKSFIPLMSSFACAVPGIMATRVIENRHERLTTILVAPLMSCSARWPVYTLFIAAFIPNIVYFSIAGSPLVSLQGIVLFAMSSIGALIAIPVAWFLKRICFKGEVAPFVMELPGYKWPSPRHVFYRVYNRAKSFVVKAGTLIFATSILIWAAGYFPGDHTEQFKVETRLETIDASLAELETQIADAEELEPAAVKGLQAQQAELSAEQEMLAEKQNQISSQLVENSFLGQAGHLIAPVVKPLGWDWKIGVGVIASFPAREVIISTLGTIYSLGGDVGEDDEGLIGSIRSATWPDGSKVFNIPVAVSIMVFFALCAQCAATLMVMRRETNSWFWPAVSFTYMTTLAYLGALVCYQVGMLLI from the coding sequence ATGATCAACTCCCCAGCTACCTCACAGAAAAAAATGACGGTTGCCATTATCGGTAATCCGAATACCGGTAAAAGTACTCTGTTTAACCTGCTATCCGGCGGACATGCTCATATCGGCAACTTTCCCGGAGTGACCGTCGAGAAGAAAGTGGGACACGTACATTGGGAAGGGCGTGAACTGGATCTGGTTGACCTGCCGGGAACCTACAGTCTGGCTCCCCGTTCGATCGATGAAATGGTCGCTGTCGACGTACTATTGGGGCGGCAGAAGCAGGTCGATCGGCCCGATGCGATTATCTGTATCGCGGATGCCTCTAATCTGGAGCGCAATCTGTATCTCTTCAGCCAGATTATGGACCTGACGATTCCGGTAATCCTCGTACTAAACATGTACGACCTGGCCCGCTCGCGCGGAATTGAGATTGATGCCGCAGGTCTGTCAAAGAAGTTAAATGTTCCTGTCGTCTGCACGGAGGCGCATCATGGCGTGGGGATAGCCGATGTGAAACAGGCGATCCTGGAGATTGAACCCGGTCGCCAACATACAGCACAGCAACTGTTTCCCGAGAATTTTTATGCAGAGCGGAAACTGTTGCAGGAGAAGCTGAAAAACGAAGAGAATCAGACGCCGCCCGATTTTTTAATCGACCGTCTGCTGCTGGATGTTGGCGGCTACGTGGAAGCTTATTTCGAGGATCATACTCAGAATGGCCTGATCGATCAGCTGCACGAATCCCGCACCCGCTTGAAAGAGTCGGGGTGTGTGGTTCCCGCGATGGAAGCCCGTGTACGGTATGCCTGGGCACGGGAGCAGTTAACCGGCGTACTCACACATCCCCAGGATCATCAGGCGACAGCATCGGACAAGATCGACCGCTGGCTGACTCATCCGGTCCTCGGTTTTCTGTTCTTTTTCCTTCTGATGTTCTTTGTCTTCCAGTCAGTCTTCACCTGGGCTGGTCCCGCGATGGAATACATCGAATCAGGTCAGGGTATTGTGGAAGCGACAGCCCAGGCACTGGTCGGTCCCGGTCCCCTGCGCAGCCTGCTGGTCGATGGTGTGATTGCCGGGGTGGGAGGGGTGCTCATCTTTCTGCCGCAGATCGTGATCCTCTATTTCTTCATCGCCGTTCTGGAAGACAGTGGATACATGGCGCGGGCTGCTTACATCATGGACCGCCTGATGCGCAGCCTGGGATTGAGTGGCAAGTCGTTTATTCCACTGATGTCGTCCTTTGCCTGTGCCGTCCCCGGGATTATGGCGACCCGGGTGATCGAGAACCGCCACGAACGTCTCACGACAATTCTGGTCGCTCCCCTGATGAGTTGCTCGGCCCGCTGGCCCGTTTACACGCTGTTCATCGCGGCCTTCATTCCGAATATTGTTTACTTTTCGATCGCAGGCAGTCCTCTTGTCTCATTACAGGGAATCGTGCTCTTCGCGATGTCTTCAATTGGTGCCCTGATCGCGATTCCGGTCGCCTGGTTCCTCAAACGGATCTGCTTCAAAGGAGAAGTCGCCCCCTTCGTGATGGAGCTGCCCGGTTACAAGTGGCCTTCTCCCCGGCACGTGTTTTATCGAGTGTATAACCGGGCCAAGTCCTTTGTGGTTAAAGCCGGAACGTTGATTTTTGCCACATCGATTCTGATCTGGGCCGCCGGATATTTCCCGGGGGACCACACCGAACAGTTCAAAGTGGAAACCCGACTGGAAACCATTGACGCTTCACTCGCAGAGCTGGAAACACAGATTGCTGATGCGGAGGAACTGGAGCCGGCTGCCGTCAAAGGTCTACAAGCACAGCAGGCCGAGCTCAGTGCAGAACAGGAAATGCTGGCGGAGAAACAGAATCAGATCAGCAGTCAGCTGGTAGAAAACAGTTTTCTGGGTCAGGCGGGGCATCTGATCGCACCGGTTGTCAAGCCACTCGGCTGGGACTGGAAAATCGGGGTGGGGGTTATCGCTTCCTTCCCCGCACGTGAAGTAATTATTTCGACTTTGGGGACGATCTACAGCCTGGGGGGGGATGTGGGCGAAGATGACGAAGGGCTGATCGGTTCCATTCGTTCCGCCACCTGGCCCGATGGCAGCAAAGTTTTCAATATTCCCGTCGCGGTCTCCATCATGGTCTTTTTTGCCCTGTGTGCGCAGTGTGCAGCGACTTTAATGGTGATGCGTCGCGAAACCAACAGCTGGTTCTGGCCGGCCGTCTCCTTTACTTATATGACCACGCTGGCCTACCTGGGAGCACTGGTCTGCTATCAGGTGGGAATGTTACTGATCTGA
- a CDS encoding FCD domain-containing protein, whose translation MKTDSSQNTMATRLAEQIRTRIVEEQLSAGHVFMTEGQLAEEYQVSRTIVREAVSRLRALGILDGKQRKGLVVRRPDLVQLLSESLPLLTVSSHERDELKLLRYVLEIGAIELAVKNATESQMDQLDALVAEMQSCLEDQEWERSVELDLAFHSLVLEMTGSKYVAGMQQILAEYFHSLPEIDRLDSGRAARIVWEHAELASAIRRQDREHARVLIRQQFEDLI comes from the coding sequence ATGAAAACAGACTCTTCGCAAAATACGATGGCGACTCGACTGGCTGAGCAAATCCGTACGCGCATCGTTGAGGAGCAGTTGTCGGCAGGCCATGTGTTTATGACGGAAGGACAACTGGCTGAAGAATATCAGGTTTCACGGACAATTGTGCGCGAGGCGGTCAGTCGCCTGCGGGCCCTGGGGATTCTGGACGGGAAGCAGCGCAAGGGACTGGTCGTGAGGCGACCGGACCTGGTTCAGTTGTTATCGGAAAGTCTGCCACTGCTCACTGTCTCTTCGCATGAACGCGATGAACTGAAGTTGCTGCGGTATGTATTAGAAATCGGTGCGATCGAGCTGGCGGTCAAGAATGCGACGGAATCACAGATGGACCAGCTGGATGCGCTGGTGGCTGAGATGCAGTCCTGCCTGGAAGATCAGGAATGGGAGCGATCAGTCGAGCTGGATCTGGCATTTCACTCCCTGGTTCTGGAGATGACCGGTTCCAAATATGTCGCCGGAATGCAGCAGATCCTCGCGGAGTATTTTCACAGTCTGCCGGAAATTGACCGATTGGATTCAGGTAGAGCAGCACGGATCGTCTGGGAGCATGCGGAACTGGCCAGTGCCATTCGCAGGCAGGATCGGGAGCATGCCCGGGTGTTGATTCGACAGCAGTTTGAAGATCTGATCTGA
- a CDS encoding DUF1559 domain-containing protein has protein sequence MEKVLLKKKRGFTLIELLVVIAIIAILIALLLPAVQQAREAARRSQCKNNLKQIGLALHNYHDNFQCFPPGDIRRTYGAGVTSWTTSQLGWIPRILPFLDQAPLYNQINWEMEHGVSAAPNSNIRREKLPVLRCPSDSSRQPDGNYGPTNYMACRSLALTSDTALSNITGTNRDVNSMFRMNNSVRIRDVEDGTTNTMMVSETFASAPMCSELPTNNSCATTCATEYNNSTTGSQQGYSWFYASLYQSHYYCTVYTPNSKIPDCGAGSSSTNALLSARSKHVGGVHVLLADGSIRFASDNVDINIWRNLGNYNDANVLGEW, from the coding sequence ATGGAAAAAGTGTTGCTCAAAAAGAAGCGTGGATTCACGCTGATCGAACTGCTGGTGGTCATTGCAATCATCGCGATTCTGATTGCACTTCTGTTGCCGGCCGTTCAGCAGGCACGCGAAGCAGCGCGTCGCTCGCAGTGTAAAAACAATCTGAAGCAGATTGGTCTGGCACTGCACAACTACCACGATAACTTCCAGTGTTTCCCCCCTGGTGATATCCGTAGAACCTACGGAGCTGGTGTTACCTCCTGGACGACCAGTCAGTTGGGTTGGATTCCCCGCATCCTGCCGTTCCTGGACCAGGCACCGCTCTATAACCAGATCAACTGGGAAATGGAACATGGTGTCAGCGCCGCTCCGAACAGCAATATCCGTAGAGAGAAGCTGCCGGTTCTCCGCTGCCCCAGTGACTCATCACGTCAGCCGGACGGAAACTATGGCCCGACAAACTACATGGCTTGTCGCAGCCTGGCTCTGACTTCTGACACTGCCTTGAGTAACATCACAGGAACCAACCGGGACGTCAATTCGATGTTCCGCATGAATAACAGCGTCCGCATCCGCGACGTTGAAGACGGAACCACCAACACCATGATGGTCTCCGAAACCTTCGCCAGCGCTCCGATGTGCAGCGAGCTGCCGACCAACAACAGTTGTGCCACCACTTGTGCTACCGAGTACAACAACAGCACCACTGGCTCCCAACAGGGTTACTCCTGGTTCTACGCTTCGTTGTACCAGTCGCACTATTATTGCACGGTGTATACACCTAACTCCAAGATTCCTGACTGCGGTGCCGGTTCGAGTTCCACCAACGCTCTCCTGTCTGCTCGCAGTAAACATGTTGGTGGCGTGCACGTGCTGCTGGCTGACGGATCAATCCGCTTCGCTTCGGACAACGTCGACATCAACATCTGGCGTAACCTGGGTAACTACAATGATGCCAATGTCCTGGGTGAATGGTAA
- a CDS encoding aldolase/citrate lyase family protein has product MRISRVKQKLNQNEPVLFTQLHLLDPSVFELTSLMGFDGIWMDMEHHTYSVETANQLMRAARIGSSDILARPANGEFMRLGRMLEAGAQGIMYPRCSSAEEAAEVVKWSKFAPQGKRGFDGGNPDMPYCTMPMGEYIQQANENTFIIIQLEEQAAVDQAEAIAAVPGVDALMLGPGDFSILEGFPGQFDHPRLQAAIDAIAAAAANQGKHWGMPTFNTEHAQMLLSKGARLLFHMADIIFIKNGLELMQQQFSQIGFTFDNQLNKPATAYLEGKSDEQQASR; this is encoded by the coding sequence ATGCGAATCAGTCGCGTCAAACAGAAACTCAACCAGAATGAACCGGTCCTCTTTACGCAGCTGCATCTGTTAGACCCCAGCGTCTTTGAACTGACCAGCCTGATGGGTTTTGATGGCATCTGGATGGATATGGAACATCACACCTATAGTGTAGAGACAGCCAACCAGCTAATGCGGGCTGCCCGAATCGGAAGTTCTGACATTCTGGCACGACCAGCCAACGGCGAGTTCATGCGACTGGGACGCATGCTGGAAGCGGGTGCCCAGGGCATCATGTATCCGCGCTGCAGCAGCGCGGAAGAGGCAGCTGAAGTGGTGAAATGGTCCAAGTTCGCCCCCCAGGGAAAACGGGGATTTGACGGCGGCAATCCGGACATGCCTTATTGCACGATGCCGATGGGTGAGTACATTCAGCAGGCAAACGAAAATACATTTATCATCATCCAGTTGGAAGAACAGGCAGCGGTCGACCAGGCGGAAGCCATTGCAGCGGTCCCGGGGGTTGATGCACTGATGCTGGGGCCGGGTGACTTCTCAATCCTGGAAGGCTTCCCCGGACAGTTTGACCACCCACGCCTCCAGGCTGCCATCGACGCCATTGCTGCCGCCGCCGCAAACCAGGGCAAACACTGGGGCATGCCGACCTTTAACACCGAACACGCGCAGATGCTGCTCAGCAAAGGTGCCCGGCTGCTGTTCCACATGGCGGATATTATCTTCATCAAGAATGGGCTGGAACTGATGCAGCAGCAGTTCAGCCAGATTGGGTTCACCTTCGATAATCAGCTCAACAAACCAGCCACAGCCTACCTGGAGGGCAAGAGTGATGAACAGCAAGCTTCCCGATGA
- a CDS encoding ferrous iron transport protein A gives MTLNEIVKGQIARITNITGEDAISIRLMEMGLIDGEQIQLLGKAPLGDPLEFAIRGYRLSLRLNEARCVEVELV, from the coding sequence ATGACGTTAAACGAGATCGTAAAAGGCCAGATCGCACGCATTACCAACATCACCGGTGAGGATGCGATTTCCATCCGACTGATGGAGATGGGTTTGATCGACGGTGAGCAGATCCAGTTGCTGGGAAAAGCGCCTCTGGGTGACCCGCTCGAATTTGCGATTCGTGGCTATCGACTTTCTTTACGTCTGAACGAAGCCCGGTGTGTCGAGGTTGAACTCGTTTAA
- a CDS encoding sigma-70 family RNA polymerase sigma factor, which translates to MSITTSSSDQNSGETFTSLLEQERLRIFGYIRTLVPHNSDAEDVYQHVCLTLWNKFDEFDQERDFFAWACGIVYFTVCNFRRSNQRDRHYFSQELIETMSQERMQHLSNYNLRLELLQDCFYSLSQADQELLIHSTQEKQSIKDFACKAGKTVQTLYNRLSTLRRELAQCVKRKLKQEGSLR; encoded by the coding sequence ATGTCCATTACGACCTCATCTTCGGATCAAAATTCCGGAGAGACCTTTACATCATTGCTGGAGCAGGAGCGATTACGAATATTCGGTTATATTCGTACGCTTGTACCCCACAATTCTGATGCCGAGGACGTATACCAGCATGTGTGCCTGACACTCTGGAATAAATTCGACGAGTTTGATCAGGAGCGCGACTTCTTTGCCTGGGCCTGTGGAATTGTATACTTCACCGTCTGTAACTTTCGGAGAAGTAATCAGCGTGATCGGCACTATTTCAGCCAGGAGTTAATTGAAACAATGTCACAGGAGCGAATGCAACATCTGAGCAACTACAATCTCAGGCTGGAGCTCCTGCAAGACTGTTTCTACAGCCTGAGCCAGGCCGACCAGGAACTGCTGATCCATTCCACCCAGGAAAAACAGTCTATTAAGGACTTCGCCTGCAAAGCGGGTAAAACTGTGCAGACACTCTACAATCGCCTCAGCACACTCAGACGCGAGCTGGCACAATGCGTCAAACGAAAACTGAAACAGGAGGGAAGCCTGAGATGA
- a CDS encoding aminotransferase class III-fold pyridoxal phosphate-dependent enzyme: MNSKLPDDKTLFDQQLKQFMPPGSFDAHAHFYRPQDAIAGLPSSAENAQGFSGWQEYYDKQELWMGSLRPSAGLFFAIPNPKLERDGANEYVLNEIKDQSGSRALLLVTPADDPAEVEAKIKAGPYSGFKVYHVYADRADTLEAEPQEFIPEWVWELSEQYSLAIMLHMVRARAVADPINQSYIRNRCLQYPNAKLILAHAARGFCGNHTTEGIASLRGLDNVFFDTSAVCEAQPFEAILREFGTTRLMFGTDFSVSELTGRCVSIGDGFLWLGDQNVNWETSRFAQPARVGLESLLALKQACHTLRLNDADVERIFGTNARQMLGIQTASTQNQTQETYRRAKQLIPGGTQLLSKRPEMFAPDCWPGYYREASGCEVIDLDGRKYHDLATSGIGSCLLGYRDPDVTDAVVRRVQLGSMSSLNAPEEVELAALLTELHPWSDQARFCRTGGESMSIAVRIARASTGRDEVALCGYHGWSDWYLATNLPRKSAETGTTLDKHLLPGLEPAGVPMGLAETTHPFTYNDIDALKQIVKERGSQLAAVVMEPTRYTHPEPGFLEAVREICDECGAVLVIDEITTGWRLTLGGAHLHYGIEPDIAVFAKALGNGHPIAAIIGRRNVMDAAENSFISSTYWTEGVGPTAALATIKKMQSVDVRQHIDQIGEAFRAGWSELGARHQLPVKVFGHAVLLHHTFDHPQAAELGTLFTIRMLDHSFLTGSGFYPTLAHEQRHVDAYFQAADAVFAELKQSLDQNDLTKRLSTPVRHSGFARLTPSPKS; encoded by the coding sequence ATGAACAGCAAGCTTCCCGATGACAAGACACTCTTCGACCAGCAACTGAAGCAGTTTATGCCCCCGGGCAGCTTCGATGCCCACGCTCACTTCTATCGCCCCCAGGACGCTATCGCCGGACTGCCCTCCTCTGCTGAAAATGCGCAGGGCTTCTCCGGCTGGCAGGAATACTATGACAAGCAGGAACTCTGGATGGGCTCGCTCCGCCCCTCCGCGGGACTGTTCTTTGCGATTCCGAATCCCAAACTGGAACGGGACGGGGCCAATGAGTATGTCCTCAATGAAATCAAAGATCAGTCCGGTTCGCGTGCCCTGCTACTGGTCACACCGGCAGACGACCCCGCTGAAGTCGAAGCCAAAATCAAAGCCGGCCCCTACAGCGGCTTCAAGGTCTATCACGTTTACGCTGATCGCGCAGACACCCTGGAAGCGGAGCCCCAGGAATTCATTCCGGAATGGGTCTGGGAACTGTCTGAACAATATAGTCTGGCGATCATGCTGCATATGGTTCGTGCCCGTGCGGTGGCAGATCCAATTAACCAGAGCTATATCCGCAATCGTTGCCTGCAGTACCCCAATGCCAAACTGATCCTGGCGCATGCCGCCCGTGGCTTCTGTGGCAATCATACCACCGAAGGCATCGCTTCCCTGCGCGGACTGGACAATGTCTTCTTCGACACCTCCGCCGTCTGTGAAGCGCAACCATTCGAAGCCATTCTCCGCGAGTTCGGCACCACCCGCCTGATGTTTGGAACCGACTTCTCCGTCAGCGAACTTACGGGACGCTGCGTGAGTATCGGCGATGGCTTTCTCTGGCTGGGAGATCAGAACGTCAACTGGGAAACATCCAGGTTTGCCCAACCGGCGCGTGTGGGACTCGAATCCCTGCTGGCCCTCAAACAGGCCTGCCACACCCTCAGACTGAATGATGCCGACGTCGAGCGTATTTTCGGCACCAACGCACGACAGATGCTGGGCATCCAGACTGCCTCCACACAGAACCAGACCCAGGAAACCTATCGGCGTGCGAAGCAGTTGATTCCCGGCGGCACACAGTTACTCAGCAAGCGCCCCGAAATGTTTGCCCCGGACTGCTGGCCCGGCTATTACCGAGAAGCCAGCGGCTGCGAAGTGATCGACCTCGACGGCAGAAAGTATCACGATCTGGCGACGTCCGGAATCGGCTCCTGCCTGCTGGGCTATCGCGACCCCGATGTGACTGACGCTGTCGTACGTCGGGTTCAACTCGGCTCCATGAGCTCGCTGAATGCTCCGGAAGAAGTGGAACTTGCTGCACTGCTGACGGAACTGCATCCCTGGTCCGACCAGGCCCGCTTCTGTCGCACCGGCGGCGAATCGATGTCGATCGCTGTTCGAATCGCCCGCGCCTCCACCGGCCGCGATGAGGTCGCTTTGTGTGGCTATCATGGCTGGAGCGACTGGTACCTGGCTACCAACCTGCCCCGCAAGTCAGCCGAAACGGGAACCACTCTCGACAAACACCTGCTGCCCGGCCTGGAACCAGCGGGCGTTCCCATGGGGCTGGCAGAGACGACACACCCCTTTACCTATAACGATATCGATGCCCTGAAACAGATTGTGAAGGAACGCGGTTCCCAACTGGCCGCTGTCGTAATGGAACCCACGCGCTACACGCACCCTGAACCAGGATTTCTGGAAGCGGTTCGCGAGATCTGTGATGAGTGCGGGGCGGTGCTGGTGATTGATGAAATCACCACCGGCTGGCGATTGACGCTGGGCGGCGCGCATCTGCATTACGGGATTGAGCCTGACATCGCGGTGTTCGCGAAAGCACTCGGCAACGGACACCCGATTGCAGCCATCATCGGCAGGCGGAACGTCATGGATGCCGCCGAGAACTCCTTCATCTCCAGCACCTACTGGACCGAAGGCGTCGGTCCGACCGCGGCGCTGGCGACCATCAAAAAAATGCAGTCTGTCGATGTCCGTCAGCACATTGACCAGATTGGGGAAGCGTTTCGTGCCGGCTGGAGTGAGCTGGGAGCACGCCATCAACTGCCCGTCAAAGTCTTTGGGCATGCGGTGCTGCTGCATCATACGTTCGACCATCCGCAGGCCGCCGAACTGGGGACGCTGTTTACGATTCGCATGCTGGATCACAGTTTCCTGACCGGCAGTGGATTCTATCCGACACTCGCGCACGAGCAGCGGCATGTCGATGCATACTTCCAGGCAGCGGACGCCGTTTTCGCCGAACTGAAACAGTCCCTTGACCAGAATGACTTAACGAAGCGATTGAGTACTCCGGTCCGGCACTCCGGGTTTGCCCGGCTGACCCCCAGCCCGAAAAGCTGA
- a CDS encoding DUF1559 domain-containing protein yields MAGSGSTTATVSARSKHTGGMHVLLAEGSIRFASSNIGLNSWRQLGNHQDGNVIGEW; encoded by the coding sequence ATTGCTGGCAGTGGTTCCACAACCGCGACAGTCTCTGCGCGAAGCAAGCACACCGGCGGCATGCATGTTCTGCTTGCCGAGGGCTCAATCCGTTTCGCCTCTTCCAATATTGGTCTGAATTCCTGGCGACAGCTTGGCAATCACCAGGACGGCAATGTCATCGGTGAGTGGTAA
- a CDS encoding DUF1559 domain-containing protein gives MKSVLLKRKRGFTLIELLVVIAIIAILIALLLPAVQQAREAARRSQCKNNLKQIGLALHNYHDNFRVFPPGDIRREYGGASSWTTSQLGWIPRILPFLDQAPLYNQINFEMENGVSAAPNNSLRREKLTVVRCPSDSSRQPSGSYGPTNYMACRGTEAGSGRDRYNSMFSMNSRVRIRDVEDGTSNTMMVSETFASAKLCSEQPSGGVCTTTCTDYTGGAQQGYSWFYASLYESHYYGTVMNPNSPTPDCGGGSSSTAALLAARSKHTGGVHVLLADGSVRFASDNIDNTLWRNIGNPQDGNVLGEW, from the coding sequence ATGAAAAGTGTGTTGCTCAAAAGAAAACGAGGTTTCACTCTCATCGAACTGCTGGTTGTGATTGCTATCATTGCCATCTTAATTGCTTTATTGTTACCGGCAGTTCAACAGGCTCGTGAAGCCGCACGTCGTTCGCAGTGTAAAAACAATCTGAAACAGATTGGCCTGGCGCTGCACAATTACCACGACAATTTCCGGGTCTTCCCTCCGGGAGATATTCGCAGAGAATATGGAGGAGCCTCATCCTGGACGACCAGTCAGCTGGGGTGGATTCCCCGAATTCTGCCGTTCCTGGACCAGGCCCCCCTCTACAATCAAATCAACTTCGAAATGGAAAACGGTGTGAGTGCGGCTCCCAACAACAGCCTCCGCAGGGAAAAACTGACAGTCGTACGCTGCCCCAGTGATTCTTCCCGTCAGCCTTCCGGAAGCTATGGCCCCACCAATTACATGGCTTGCCGTGGTACCGAAGCAGGATCGGGAAGAGACAGATACAACTCCATGTTCAGCATGAATAGCCGTGTCAGGATCCGTGATGTTGAAGATGGTACCTCCAACACCATGATGGTTTCCGAAACATTCGCCAGTGCGAAACTCTGTTCAGAGCAACCGTCAGGTGGAGTCTGCACAACAACGTGTACTGATTATACAGGTGGAGCGCAGCAGGGTTACTCCTGGTTTTATGCCTCACTCTATGAATCTCATTATTATGGAACGGTAATGAACCCCAATAGTCCGACTCCTGACTGTGGTGGTGGTTCCAGCTCGACAGCCGCTCTGCTTGCAGCGCGCAGTAAGCACACGGGTGGCGTGCATGTCCTTCTGGCAGATGGTTCAGTCCGATTTGCCTCAGACAACATCGATAATACTCTTTGGAGAAATATCGGTAATCCCCAGGATGGTAACGTTCTGGGTGAATGGTAA
- a CDS encoding DUF1559 domain-containing protein, producing MKRTLLNKKRGFTLIELLVVIAIIAILIALLLPAVQQAREAARRSQCKNNLKQIGLALHNYHDNFRMFPPGDVRRTYGGVSSWTTSMIGWIPRILPFLDQAPLYNQINWEMETGVSATPNSELRKEKLTVVRCPSDSSRQPSGSYGPTNYMACRGRTMNTTSNKGTSMFWNNSNTRIRDIEDGTSNTMMVSETFSSAKLCSEQPTGTNGDCPATCTEYTGGTQQGFSWFYGVNYEGTYFGTRYTPNHPQPDCGGGSSSQAAHLAARSKHTGGVHVLMGDGAVRFASSNIDGQTWINLGDPQDGNVIGEW from the coding sequence ATGAAAAGAACGTTGCTCAACAAGAAGCGTGGTTTCACGCTGATCGAACTGCTGGTGGTGATTGCTATCATCGCTATCTTAATCGCGCTACTTTTGCCGGCAGTTCAACAGGCTCGTGAAGCCGCCCGTCGCTCGCAGTGTAAGAACAATCTCAAACAGATTGGCCTGGCACTTCATAACTACCACGACAACTTCCGCATGTTCCCTCCGGGCGATGTTCGGCGAACTTATGGTGGTGTCAGTTCCTGGACGACCAGCATGATTGGCTGGATCCCCCGTATTCTGCCGTTCCTGGATCAGGCCCCGCTTTACAACCAGATCAACTGGGAAATGGAAACCGGTGTCAGTGCGACTCCCAACAGTGAATTGCGCAAAGAGAAACTGACTGTGGTGCGGTGTCCCAGTGACTCCTCACGGCAACCCTCAGGCAGCTATGGTCCCACGAACTACATGGCCTGTCGCGGCAGAACCATGAACACGACCAGCAACAAGGGGACTTCGATGTTCTGGAACAACAGTAACACCAGAATCCGTGACATCGAAGATGGAACCTCAAACACCATGATGGTCTCGGAAACCTTCTCCAGTGCCAAACTCTGCTCAGAACAACCAACCGGCACCAATGGTGATTGCCCGGCTACCTGCACCGAATACACGGGAGGCACACAGCAGGGCTTCTCCTGGTTCTATGGTGTGAACTATGAAGGTACTTACTTCGGAACCCGTTATACGCCGAACCACCCCCAGCCCGACTGTGGTGGCGGTTCCAGTTCACAGGCAGCCCACCTGGCAGCCCGCAGTAAACATACTGGCGGTGTGCATGTTCTGATGGGTGATGGCGCGGTCCGGTTTGCCTCGAGCAACATTGACGGTCAGACTTGGATCAACCTGGGCGACCCCCAGGATGGTAACGTGATCGGTGAATGGTAA